One Helianthus annuus cultivar XRQ/B chromosome 7, HanXRQr2.0-SUNRISE, whole genome shotgun sequence genomic region harbors:
- the LOC110868130 gene encoding ATP-dependent DNA helicase DDM1 isoform X2, with the protein MVPKNEATEEPLADSPTSVLEDEDICKEKVAVKVDEETFLEAKNGDSLLISDEMAEEEKKLEQQRQLEEENEKKEEATLSDTQFTKLDELLTQTQLYSEFLLEKMDDITNNGLAEDVEEVKEEPKKGRGRKRKSASEYNTRRAKKAVAAMLTRDVESTPTKHTNLSKEEKAEKEQNELVPLLTGGKLKPYQIKGVKWMISLWQNGLNGILADQMGLGKTIQTIGFLAHLKGKGMDGPYLVIAPLSTLSNWLNEISRFVPSVNAVIYHGDRKTRDEIRSKKMPKTVGASFPIVITSYEVAMNDAKKYLRHYNWKYLVVDEGHRLKNSKCKLLRELKWMHVENKLLLTGTPLQNNLAELWSLLNFILPDIFSSHEEFESWFDFSGKSNTEEAEEGRKAKVVAKLHAILRPFLLRRMKEDVELSLPRKKEIILYAHLTEHQKNFQDHLVNKTLEAYLREKVDTGRGVKGTLQNVMIQLRKNCNHPDLLEAAFEGSCFYPPVEEIVGQCGKFQLLERLLQKLLPRKHKVLIFSQWTKVLDIMHYYFSEKGMPVCRIDGSVKLEDRRQQIQDFNDVDSEYRIFLLSTRAGGLGINLTAADTCILYDSDWNPQMDLQAMDRCHRIGQTKPVHVYRLATALSFETATGGMLSTVNN; encoded by the exons ATGGTGCCGAAAAATGAAGCGACTGAAGAGCCGTTGGCCGATTCTCCGACTTCTGTGCTTGAAGATGAG GACATCTGCAAGGAGAAAGTCGCTGTGAAAGTGGACGAAGAAACATTTCTCGAGGCTAAAAATGGCGACTCTCTTCTCATATCAGATGAAATGGCGGAGGAGGAAAAGAAACTTGAACAACAAAGGCAGCTAGaagaagaaaatgagaaaaaagAAGAAGCCACATTGAGCGACACACAATTCACTAAACTCGATGAGCTTCTTACTCAGACTCAGCTTTACTCCGAGTTCTTATTGGAAAAAATGGATGACATCACCAAC AACGGGCTGGCTGAAGATGTTGAAGAAGTAAAGGAGGAGCCGAAGAAAGGTCGTGGCAGAAAAAGAAAGTCTGCATCAGAATACAATACA AGGAGGGCCAAGAAAGCTGTAGCGGCGATGCTTACGCGCGATGTTGAAAGCACGCCCACTAAACACACTAATCTTAGTAAGGAAGAGAAAGCCGAAAAAGAGCAGAATGAACTTGTTCCTTTACTAACTGGTGGAAAGTTGAAACCGTATCAAATCAAAGGTGTGAAATGGATGATTTCACTTTGGCAAAATGGGCTTAATGGTATTCTAGCTGATCAAATGGGCCTCGGCAAGACAATACAAACTATCGGTTTTCTTGCACATTTAAAAGGAAAGGGGATGGACGGGCCATACTTGGTTATCGCGCCTCTGTCTACACTGTCAAACTGGTTAAATGAGATATCTAG GTTTGTGCCCTCGGTGAATGCTGTTATCTATCACGGTGATAGGAAGACACGGGACGAAATAAGGAGTAAGAAAATGCCAAAAACCGTAGGAGCGAGTTTCCCTATAGTAATTACCTCATATGAAGTAGCCATGAATGATGCTAAGAAATACTTGAGGCATTACAACTGGAAGTATCTTGTGGTTGATGAG GGTCACAGATTGAAAAACTCTAAATGCAAGCTACTGAGAGAACTAAAATGGATGCATGTTGAAAACAAGCTTTTGTTGACCGGCACACCTCTGCAAAACAATTTAGCCGAACTCTGGTCGTTGCTCAACTTCATCTTGCCTGATATTTTCTCATCCCACGAAGAGTTCGAGTCATG GTTTGATTTTTCTGGAAAATCCAACACCGAGGAAGCTGAAGAAGGGAGAAAAGCAAAA GTGGTAGCAAAATTGCATGCTATATTGCGTCCGTTTTTGCTCAGGAGAATGAAAGAGGATGTTGAGCTTTCGCTTCCCCGCAAGAAAGAGATTATACTTTATGCTCATCTTACCGAGCATCAAAAGAAttttcaggaccatttagtcaacaAGACACTCGAAGCGTATCTGCGAGAGAAAGTGGACACTG GACGCGGTGTGAAAGGAACGCTTCAAAATGTCATGATTCAGCTCCGGAAAAATTGCAACCATCCTGACCTTTTAGAGGCAGCTTTTGAGGGTTCAT GTTTTTATCCGCCTGTAGAAGAGATAGTCGGGCAGTGTGGAAAATTTCAGTTGTTGGAAAGATTGCTGCAAAAGCTGCTTCCTCGAAAACACAAG GTTTTAATCTTCTCTCAGTGGACTAAGGTTCTTGATATAATGCATTACTACTTCAGTGAGAAAGGTATGCCGGTATGCAGAATTGACGGCAGCGTGAAACTGGAGGATAGAAGACAACAA ATCCAGGACTTTAACGATGTGGACAGCGAGTATAGAATCTTTCTTCTGAGCACTCGGGCTGGTGGGCTGGGAATCAATCTCACTGCAGCGGATACTTGCATATTATATGACAGTGACTGG AACCCTCAAATGGATTTACAGGCAATGGATAGATGTCACAGAATTGGCCAAACGAAGCCCGTTCATGTGTACAGGCTTGCAACTGCTCTATCTTTTGA GACTGCCACTGGAGGGATGCTTTCAACTGTCAACAACTAA
- the LOC110868130 gene encoding ATP-dependent DNA helicase DDM1 isoform X1 produces the protein MVPKNEATEEPLADSPTSVLEDEDICKEKVAVKVDEETFLEAKNGDSLLISDEMAEEEKKLEQQRQLEEENEKKEEATLSDTQFTKLDELLTQTQLYSEFLLEKMDDITNNGLAEDVEEVKEEPKKGRGRKRKSASEYNTRRAKKAVAAMLTRDVESTPTKHTNLSKEEKAEKEQNELVPLLTGGKLKPYQIKGVKWMISLWQNGLNGILADQMGLGKTIQTIGFLAHLKGKGMDGPYLVIAPLSTLSNWLNEISRFVPSVNAVIYHGDRKTRDEIRSKKMPKTVGASFPIVITSYEVAMNDAKKYLRHYNWKYLVVDEGHRLKNSKCKLLRELKWMHVENKLLLTGTPLQNNLAELWSLLNFILPDIFSSHEEFESWFDFSGKSNTEEAEEGRKAKVVAKLHAILRPFLLRRMKEDVELSLPRKKEIILYAHLTEHQKNFQDHLVNKTLEAYLREKVDTGRGVKGTLQNVMIQLRKNCNHPDLLEAAFEGSCFYPPVEEIVGQCGKFQLLERLLQKLLPRKHKVLIFSQWTKVLDIMHYYFSEKGMPVCRIDGSVKLEDRRQQIQDFNDVDSEYRIFLLSTRAGGLGINLTAADTCILYDSDWNPQMDLQAMDRCHRIGQTKPVHVYRLATALSFEGRMLKRAFSKLRLEHVVIGKGQFQQERVKNNEVLDEEDMLALLRDDDNPEDKMVQTDISDEDLEKVLDRSDLIASGPAKADGKPNYVASTLPLKGPGWEVVIPTATGGMLSTVNN, from the exons ATGGTGCCGAAAAATGAAGCGACTGAAGAGCCGTTGGCCGATTCTCCGACTTCTGTGCTTGAAGATGAG GACATCTGCAAGGAGAAAGTCGCTGTGAAAGTGGACGAAGAAACATTTCTCGAGGCTAAAAATGGCGACTCTCTTCTCATATCAGATGAAATGGCGGAGGAGGAAAAGAAACTTGAACAACAAAGGCAGCTAGaagaagaaaatgagaaaaaagAAGAAGCCACATTGAGCGACACACAATTCACTAAACTCGATGAGCTTCTTACTCAGACTCAGCTTTACTCCGAGTTCTTATTGGAAAAAATGGATGACATCACCAAC AACGGGCTGGCTGAAGATGTTGAAGAAGTAAAGGAGGAGCCGAAGAAAGGTCGTGGCAGAAAAAGAAAGTCTGCATCAGAATACAATACA AGGAGGGCCAAGAAAGCTGTAGCGGCGATGCTTACGCGCGATGTTGAAAGCACGCCCACTAAACACACTAATCTTAGTAAGGAAGAGAAAGCCGAAAAAGAGCAGAATGAACTTGTTCCTTTACTAACTGGTGGAAAGTTGAAACCGTATCAAATCAAAGGTGTGAAATGGATGATTTCACTTTGGCAAAATGGGCTTAATGGTATTCTAGCTGATCAAATGGGCCTCGGCAAGACAATACAAACTATCGGTTTTCTTGCACATTTAAAAGGAAAGGGGATGGACGGGCCATACTTGGTTATCGCGCCTCTGTCTACACTGTCAAACTGGTTAAATGAGATATCTAG GTTTGTGCCCTCGGTGAATGCTGTTATCTATCACGGTGATAGGAAGACACGGGACGAAATAAGGAGTAAGAAAATGCCAAAAACCGTAGGAGCGAGTTTCCCTATAGTAATTACCTCATATGAAGTAGCCATGAATGATGCTAAGAAATACTTGAGGCATTACAACTGGAAGTATCTTGTGGTTGATGAG GGTCACAGATTGAAAAACTCTAAATGCAAGCTACTGAGAGAACTAAAATGGATGCATGTTGAAAACAAGCTTTTGTTGACCGGCACACCTCTGCAAAACAATTTAGCCGAACTCTGGTCGTTGCTCAACTTCATCTTGCCTGATATTTTCTCATCCCACGAAGAGTTCGAGTCATG GTTTGATTTTTCTGGAAAATCCAACACCGAGGAAGCTGAAGAAGGGAGAAAAGCAAAA GTGGTAGCAAAATTGCATGCTATATTGCGTCCGTTTTTGCTCAGGAGAATGAAAGAGGATGTTGAGCTTTCGCTTCCCCGCAAGAAAGAGATTATACTTTATGCTCATCTTACCGAGCATCAAAAGAAttttcaggaccatttagtcaacaAGACACTCGAAGCGTATCTGCGAGAGAAAGTGGACACTG GACGCGGTGTGAAAGGAACGCTTCAAAATGTCATGATTCAGCTCCGGAAAAATTGCAACCATCCTGACCTTTTAGAGGCAGCTTTTGAGGGTTCAT GTTTTTATCCGCCTGTAGAAGAGATAGTCGGGCAGTGTGGAAAATTTCAGTTGTTGGAAAGATTGCTGCAAAAGCTGCTTCCTCGAAAACACAAG GTTTTAATCTTCTCTCAGTGGACTAAGGTTCTTGATATAATGCATTACTACTTCAGTGAGAAAGGTATGCCGGTATGCAGAATTGACGGCAGCGTGAAACTGGAGGATAGAAGACAACAA ATCCAGGACTTTAACGATGTGGACAGCGAGTATAGAATCTTTCTTCTGAGCACTCGGGCTGGTGGGCTGGGAATCAATCTCACTGCAGCGGATACTTGCATATTATATGACAGTGACTGG AACCCTCAAATGGATTTACAGGCAATGGATAGATGTCACAGAATTGGCCAAACGAAGCCCGTTCATGTGTACAGGCTTGCAACTGCTCTATCTTTTGAA GGTCGGATGCTGAAACGAGCATTCAGTAAGCTAAGGCTTGAGCATGTGGTGATCGGTAAAGGTCAATTTCAGCAGGAAAGAGTTAAAAACAATGAAGTTTTGGAT GAAGAGGATATGTTGGCGCTTCTGAGAGACGATGACAATCCCGAAGATAAAATGGTGCAGACCGATATAAGTGACGAGGATCTTGAAAAGGTGTTGGATCGAAGTGATTTGATTGCTTCTGGACCCGCAAAGGCGGATGGGAAACCGAACTACGTGGCAAGTACACTTCCGCTTAAAGGCCCTGGTTGGGAGGTGGTGATACCGACTGCCACTGGAGGGATGCTTTCAACTGTCAACAACTAA